TGCCGTACGTCGACGATTGGCTCGATCGCCACGCCACCCGCGACCGCTGGTTCCTCCACGTCAATTTCTGGGACCCACACACGCCGTACGCGACTCCACCCGAGTTCGGCGACCCCTTCGCGGATGAGCCAGCTCCCGAGTGGCTCACCCAGGATATCATCGACGAACAGCGGACCCATGCCGGACCACACAGCGCCCGAGACACGTTTCACTTCTCTAATCGGAGCCCACGTTTCGACGAAGGGAACGATCTCGCTCGAGTCCCCGTGGAGTTCGATATCGACTCCAGAGATGCGTTCAAGACCTGGGTTGACGGTTACGATACCGGCGTTCGATACATGGATTATCACCTGGGACTTCTTCTCGATCGCCTCAAAGAAGAAGGCGTCTACGACGAAACGCTGATCATCATCTCGGCCGACCACGGCGAAGGACTGGGCGAACTCAACGTCTATGGCGACCACCATCTGGCTGACGAGACGACCTGTAACGTCCCGCTGATTATCTCCGGTCCGGGTATCGAATCCGGTGTGAACGATGACTTTCACTACCAGATCGACCTCGCACCGACCGTGATGGAACTCGTTGGCGGTGAACCGGGTGCTCGCTGGGACGGGAACTCGTTCGCTCCGGCTTGCACAACTGCGGTTGCCGACCGAGATGTCGGTCGTGAGTATCTCGTGCTCAGTCAGGGAGCGTGGGCGTGTCAGCGCGGGGTTCGCTGGGACGACTGGTTGCTCTTGCGAACCTACCACGATGGGTTCAAGAGCATCCTGGGGGACGTCATGCTGTTCGACCTCGAAACGGATCCCCACGAAACGACCAACCTCGCGAACGAACGACCCGAAATCGTCGAAACGGGGCTGTCGAAACTCGGACAATGGCACGAAAAACGGATGCTCGAGGCCGCACGGGACCAGCGGGGTGGGAATCCGAAAACCCCGAACGGGACCACCGACCCGATGTGGGTCGACATCGCGAACGGCGGTCCGTATCACACCCGTGGCCACCTCGACTCGTATGCCAAGCACCTTCGCGAAACCGGTCGCAAAGAGCGGGCAGCGACCCTCGAGCACCGTCACCGGTGACGATTCGATCGGAAATTAAGCAGTGAAATTTCCTAGAATGAAAGCTGGTCCTCAAGGATCCCAGGTCGACAGAACGTCGAATAAACCGACCCGATACTGACAGATTCGTTACCATACATTGAAGCACTCGCGCGATGTGTTTGCAGTAGACATACAAGTGACTAGCATGACCGAGAGAGATGTACCTGCGCAGCCGACAACGGAATATTATTACGATGGACAGGTCACTCCCAGCGTGGCCGTCGTAATGGCCATCGCCGACCACGAAGGGTGTGACCCAGAAGCGTTCGACTTCACGTTGTACGAGTACGTCGACCCCGACGCGCTCGACGCTCTGGTGGGAGAACACCGACAACTCGGTTGTGAGGCAACCGAGGTGGACATCATCGTCGACGAGTACCACGTGTCCGTGCAAACGGAATCGGTCATCGTCACTGATCGGGTATAGTGACGGCGTCACCTGGTCCAGGCTACGAAAGTATCGTAAAATTCGATCGTTGTACGCGCTCGTTTATATCGAGTTCAATAGCGGTTCGACGTACTCGGGTGAGTACCGAAGGCACCGATAGACGTTGCCCATCGAACCCTCCTCACCGAACGGACTAACGAAGTCCCAGACGACCTCGCCGTCGGGAGTGACCTCGAAGAGGTGCGCTTTCGTTCCTTCACAGATCAGTGTGTTGCCGTTCGGGAGCCGTTGTGCGCCGGAAATGAACGGCGCGTAGAAGTCCTCCTTTGGCGAGCCCCTGTACTCCCAGACGATTTCCTCGGTAAGTGGGTCCACTTCGATCACGCGCGACCAGCCGCGCTCGGTGCCGTTGTCGAAGATGAGCAGGTTGCCGTTCTCGAGCATGTACGGGAGGTGCTGGCCGTCGAGTTCGCTCGGCCCCCACGCCCAGACGATTTCGCCGCTCGGATAATCGATGACGCCGATGACGTCCACGCTCCGATAGGAGAAGACGATGTTTCCGGGCTCGAAGCGAACGGGGCCGTCACCCTCGAGTTCCTTTCGGTAGGTTTCGTTCTCGGGGATGATCTGGAGCGTGTTGTTGTGCGCCCAGTCGAAGGCGTAATCAGTCGCGATGCGTTCTTCGACGAATGCCCAGTCGTCTGCAGAAAGCAGTTGTCGAAGCTCGTCGTAGTGGTCTTCGCCGAACCACTCCCAGTGCAGGTTCTTCTCGCGGTCGGTTTCGACGATGTACGGATTGCGCCTGAGTTCGGGCCCGATTTCGGGAACCATGTTGTCGGTGATGGTGTGGAGCATGAGGTGGTCGTTGTCCATCACCTGATAGTCGTGATCGATACGGCAGTGATAGGACCAGACCACGTTGCTCTCGGGGTCGAGTTCCCGGAGTCCCGCCTCCTCGATATTCGATCGGTCTCGAGTCGGATAGAGGAGGTTGCCGTTGGGTAACAATCGAGTGTGTGATTGCACCGCGGTCTCGACTTCCCATCGGTGAACCGGTTCACCGTCCATATCGACCAGGTAGATTTTCCCTTTCCCGTCCGGTGCTTTTTCGGGGAATTCGTACGTTTCGTTGAAAAGCGTATAGCCTTCGTAACACTTCTCGGATTCGTGGATAGTGACTCCTGTTGGCATGCGTGCTTTCTCGTAATGGTACCGATTCCACCGGTATAAGCGTATGCCTCAGAGCTGCTATCGTTTTCGCTCGAGTGACCATGACCGATGGACTCATGTACCACTCTACGAATGTACAATCAATCCGGCACACCAGCAGTGGGTGCCACCGAATCAATGACCAAGCTAGCAATCAACGGCGGACCGAAGGCCGCGTCGGATCTCGAGATTCCACGATGGCCTCAGTGCACAGAGAAGAGCAAAGAGTACGTGATGGACAGCCTCGAGTCCGAAAAGTGGTGTCGGATCATCGACGGCGCGGACTGGGTCGATCGATTCGAGGAGGAGTTTGCAGACCTCCACGACGCCGAACACGCCATCGCCGTGAGCAACGGGACCGTCGCGATCGAACTCGCGCTTCGAGCCTCAGGCCTGCAGCCAGGTGATGAGGTTCTCGTTCCAGCCTACACGTTCATCGCAACCGCGAGCGCCGTGGCCTGCATGGGCGGTGTACCGAAATTCGTCGACGTCGATCCGGACACGTTCAACATCGATCCCGAATCAGTCCGCGAAAATATCACCGAGGATACGGTCGGCATCGTCGGCGTTCACTTCGGTGGGTATCCTATGGACATGGACGAGTTGCTCCCAATCGTCGAGGAGCACGGTCTCTTTTTCATCGAAGACGCGGCCCACGCGCAAGGGTCTGCCTGGCGCGGTCAGAAGGTCGGCACGTTCGGTGATTTTGGGACGTTCTCGTTCCAGCAGTCGAAATCCGTTGCCGGCGGTGAAGGCGGTATCGTCGTGACGGACGACGAGGTACTCGCAGAAGAGGCGAGTCTCGTTCACAACATCGGTCGGCCAGTGGGTGCAGGGTACAAACACACCATGCTCTCGTCGAACTATCGACTCCCCGAACTGCAAGGCGCACTGCTTTCTGCCCAGCTCGAGAAACTGCCTGCCGAAAACGAGCGCCGTCAGGAAAACGAAGCCCGACTCGTCGACGAACTCGAGACCATCGAAGGTATTCACACCCTTCGCGAGGACGACCGGATCACCGACAGAGGCTACTGCGTGTACAACTTCCGCTACGACGCGGAGGCGTTCGGTGGTCCCTCACGTGACCGATTCCTCGAGGCACTTCGAGCAGAGGGCGTCCCAGCCAGTTCAGGCTACGGACTTCCACTGTACAAACAGCCGGCGTTTTCCCGAGCCCAACTTGGGTCGATGGTACCGCCAGGAACCGACATTCCGGTCAACCGTCACCTGCACTTGCCCGGTGTCGAGGAGATTATGGAGACGAATATCAGACTCTCCCACACGGCCTTACTCGCTGAGGACGAGAGTATTCTCTCGATTCCGCGAGCGATCGAGAAGATCAAACGGAACGTCGGCGAACTTTAACTCGTTATTTTCGAAACACATGGTTTGCAGCGATAGCAGCCATTGAAACTCCTCCACACGCTACCGTAAGACGGTCCCGAGAGAGGTGTAAACCGGTATACTGGACACTATTTGTATCCCACAGCGTCTCGAGAGGATTCGAACGGTGAACCCGTTTCCGAGCCACCGAATTCGTACTCTTCGGTCGGGTCGAGTATGTGATCAAACCGGATTACTGCTCGTCGCTATCCGATCGAAGGCGACGGATCATCGCTCCGCTCGTGGCTGCAAGGGCACCGAGCGTGATGATGCCGGTGAATCCCGGCGAGCCGTCGTCATCGGCCGAAACCGCCTGGTCAGAGTCCGTTCCAGTATCATCATCCTCCACAACGGTATCGGCTTCGTCGTTGTCAGTAGTTTCCTCGTCACTCGAGTCGTCTGTTTCTCCCTCCGAGGAATCATCGTCGCCACCCGAATCAGCGTCGTCTGTTTCCTCCTCCGAGGCGTCGTCTCCCTCGAGAATTTCGAGGTCGAAGACGTACTCGTCGGACAGCGTCGAAATCTTCAGCCCTTCGTATACCGCACCAGGCCTGGAGATATCACCATCGAGGTAGAAGGTCACGGTCGTCGATTCACCTGGCTCGAGCGTCACCTCCTCCCATGCGACATCACTACCGAGGAAGTCCTCGAAGAAATCGCTCCACACGCCGACGGGAGCCGTGGCGGTTTCGTCACCGTGATTCGTCACCGTCGCCGACCCAATCTGATACGGTCCTTCCTGGTAGGGAACTGCTTCCTCCATATCGACGTCTGAGAGGCGGAAATCGTGGTCCGCTTCCACACCGTCGCCGTCCCCTTCAGCGTCTCCAGTGACCGTTTCGTCACGGCCGCTGCCGTCGGGACGCGACGGCGTCGGTCCAGCCGAGACACTGTCGAAGTCGTGGTTCGGATCCGCGCTCGGGCAGTCACCCGCGTCGTGCAGGTTGGTCACCGCCACGTCGGTTGACCCGCTGGCGACGAACTGGTCGCCGGTAACGTCGACGACGCTGTCTGCGATCGTCCCAGTAACGCTCGAGAGCGAAAAGCCGTCGCGTCCGCTTCCAGTCTGATGGATGCAGACGTTCTCGGCATCGAGTTCACAGCTACCGAGTCGTATCGCAGCATCACCACTGGCCTCACCGGTAATGCTCAGGTTCTCGAGAGTGAGTTGGCTGCCGCCATCGACGTAGCGAATTGCATTCGCGCCACCGTTGTTCAGCTCGATACGAGAGTCCCGAACCTCGAGCCAGCCGTCGTGACTCCCCTCCTCGACGATGCCCTGCCCATTGGGGTGGTTGTGAATAACGTCGATATCCTCGTAGCTGCCTTCGAAGTCGTACCAGACCCACCCAGCTCGACTCGTAATCGCGCCCCAGGGCGTCGCCGGTATCTCGTCGGCTTCAGTGACCACCGTACAGTGTTTCGCATAGCTTCCCGGCGTCCCGAGCCGTATTGCGGTGACGTTGTTGTTCTTGAAGTAACAGTTTTCGACGCGAACAGATCCGCCATTTCCATGGGCAAGCCCCGGAGGCGAGCCGTAAATAGCGTTGTCCGAAAAGTTCGAGAACTCACAGGCTTCGAACAGCAGGTCACCCGCGTGTAAGAAGTTAACCCAGACGGCCCCCTTTCTGCTGTGTGATTCGACACCATCCGGTGCGCGAACGTTTTCGATTCGGCCGACGCCGTCTTCGTTGAGTAAACCGGGGATTAGACAGGTTGGATCCTCCGGAACGACGCTCTCGTCGTAGTCGTCGCTCTGCCAGTGTGGTGTCTCGACGTAGTCGCCCGTCACTTTTCCGTCGAAGTGGATATTACTGACCAACAAGTTTTCTTCGGCCACCGTGGTAATGCCCGTCGACGTATCGTGACCGGTTTGATCGATTCGGAAGTTCCTAACAGTAATGTCTCGACCCCACAACGTGAGGATACTGTGCCGACCGCCGTCCAGCGGCCGTAAGACCGTATCCTCCTGCCCGACGAGTGCGAGTTTCCCGACTCGAGCGACCTCCTCACCCTCACCGAAATCCCAGCGGGCAAATCCGTCACCGCCCTCACCCTCGTGAATCACGTATTCACCCGATGGGAACGTGACCTTCACGCTATCGTGTTCGACGGCGTCGGCGAGTGCATCGTTAATCGGTTCCCCGCCGGTGTTATCTGCACCGAGATCGTCGACGATATCGAGGATGACATCGTAGTCGTCGTCCGCCGTAACTGACCCCGTCATAGCTAATCCAGCCGCTACTGCGGCGGTTCCAGCCAAAAAGGCGCGTCGATTCGTGCCGCTTTCGGGTTTGGTTCGATACGTGTCACTGTCCGAGACTGCTGACTGTCGTCTCATCTTATCACTGCATGTATGAGATTAACACAGCATCATAACTGTTTTCGCGCCATGTTGACAGTCCACAAGTACCGGTTGTGGAAGTGCAGTACGTTGATATATGGGCGGCTTCGAGCATCCGCATCTCTGCAACGAAGAACCGGACCTATCCCCTGCAACGAAGAACTTAATAGAGAGTGGAGTCACTGTTTTCCGTAATGTCTAGAGGTTCACCGCTGGCGTCGAGCGACCGGTCGACAAGCCAGTCGCAGAAACTCGTCGAACGGGCGTCGAAGGTCATCCCGAGTGCGACCCAGACCGGTAGCAAACAACCGACGCAGTTCGTGCAAGGCGTTTCGCCTTCACACATCGTTCGCGGCGACGGAAGTCGACTGTGGGATGCCGACGGAAACGAGTACATCGACTGTAACGCCGCACTTGGCCCCATATTGCTTGGTCACAACTATCCGGCGGTGACCGACGCCGTGAAAGCACAACTTGACGAGGGGACGATGTTCACCATGGAGCATCCCCTCCACGTCGAGGTCGCCGAACTGTTCACCGATGTCGTTCCCTGCGCGGAGATGGTTCGCTTCGCCAAGAGCGGAAACGACGTCACGACCCTCGCTGCAAAAGTGGCTCGAGCGTACACGGACCGAGACGTCATCGCGACCCAGGGGTATCATGGCTGGCCCGACGTCTGGATGAGCAACAAACCGGGCCTCGACGCTGGAATTCCCGACGCCGTCGGCGAATATACCGAAGAGTTCGAGTACAACGATATCGAGAGCGTCGAGCAGATTTTTGAGGAGCACCCCGACAACGTCGCTGCAATCGTGACGACCCCGGTCAATCTCGAGGAGCCAGAAGACGGCTTCCTCGAGAAACTTCGGGACCTCGCCGACCGCGAAGGGGCGGTACTCGTTTTCGACGAGGTGCTGACCGGATTCCGATTCGCACTGGGCGGCGCTCAGGAGTACTTTGGTGTAACCCCCGATCTCGCGTGTTTCGCCAAGGGGATGGCAAACGGGTTCCCGATCTCCGCGCTTGCGGGCAAGCGAAAGTTCATGGAGGTCATCGGCCGCAACGATTTCTTCTACTCGATGACGTACGCCGGCGATGCGGCGTCCCTGGCGGCGACAAAGGCTTCAATCACCGTCCAACGAGAAGAGAACGTCCACGAACACATCTTTCGAGTGGGCGAGTCGCTGATGCACAGTTACAACGAAATCGCCGGCGAACTCGGCCTGGATGGTCGGACACGCGCCCACGGATTCCCACCACGTTTCGTCATCCAGTTCTTCGACGAAGACGGAGACCACGACCAATTGGTACGGAGTCTGTTCATGCAAGAGGCACACAAACGTGGCGTCCTCTACACTGGTGGCCATATTCCGACCTACAGCCACACTGACGAAGATGTCGATACGATACTGAGCGTGTATCACGAGTGTCTCGAGGTTCTCGCTGACGCCCTCGAGAACGACGACGTCGCAGATCGACTCGAGGGAGACCCAGTTGGTGCAACGCTCCGGCAACGAACCGGCGAAAACGAGTGACCTACCCCTGCCTACTCACTCACCGCTTGCGCCGTTCGCTCTTTGAGGACGGGGGCTTAGTGGTTCGTCAAGCCTGAGTATGTAAGCCGAACCGATAGCAGTTGTCGGGTTCGGTTTACACGGCAACGCTTGACGGCGTACTTGGCGCCCTCTCTTTCAGCTAACTGGGGTTCGTGAACGGAATGGGTTCTCGAGGCAGCACCCGGTTTTTCCGAGGGTTCGAAAGTTCCCACACCCCAATGGTCTCTACAGGAGGTAGCTGTAGAGCGACATAACGCCCAATGAAACGCACAAGCTATCACCCATCGGTCGGGGATCTGTAACGAGCGGTGTCCGTACCTTTAATATTCGTGCCGCCAGACCAACGGTAACATGGCGAATCCTCCTCACAGGCACGGAGCAGAGACGCGTACAACTGCTGCCGGACTCGATAGATCGGCCGACCTCCGATGTGACGGCGGGGCGGTACCACCAGCGTGGCAGGTCGGGACGGCGACCGTCGACATTACACCCGACGAAACTGAGCCACACCGTTTGATCGGTTTTGGGGCCCGTGACGGGCATATGGACGGTGTCGAACACGATATTTCAGCTCGCGCGGTCGCGTTCGAAGACCAGACGGGGCGACGGCTGGTTTTGCTCTCGTTCGAACTCTTGTTCGTGTTCGAAACGCAGCGTGAGTATCTCGAGGCGGAGTGTGCAAAACGATGGGGACTCGAGCCGGAATCTCTCGTTATCAACCCGAGTCACACGCACTACGGACCGGATTACGACATCCACCGCGAAGGCCTCCAAGAGGATTACGACCGAGATGACGACCTCGTCGCAGAGTATCGAGAGTTCGTCGACGAACGACTGCTCGAGGTGATCGGCGCTGCCCTCGACGATTTCGAGCCGGCGTCGCTCTCGTACTACCACGCCAAACTGGCGATCGCGATGAACCGCCGACGACCGACCGAAGACGGCATCGGCTTCGATCCGACGCCCGACGGTCCGGTCGATCACGACCTGCCCGTTCTGGCCGTCGAAACCGCAGATGGAACGA
The DNA window shown above is from Natronosalvus amylolyticus and carries:
- a CDS encoding neutral/alkaline non-lysosomal ceramidase N-terminal domain-containing protein — translated: MANPPHRHGAETRTTAAGLDRSADLRCDGGAVPPAWQVGTATVDITPDETEPHRLIGFGARDGHMDGVEHDISARAVAFEDQTGRRLVLLSFELLFVFETQREYLEAECAKRWGLEPESLVINPSHTHYGPDYDIHREGLQEDYDRDDDLVAEYREFVDERLLEVIGAALDDFEPASLSYYHAKLAIAMNRRRPTEDGIGFDPTPDGPVDHDLPVLAVETADGTTKALLFGYACHPTAGMAFSNEVNGDWPGYAMEHLEEAYPDATAVFVIGCAGDQKAYPQGSRELVKQHARTAATAVERALVTEPKPVRGPLKLAAGSVTLDIENPIEDEDGNEAGGTEVTGHRPYPIQAVGFGTDLTLLSLSGEVVADFALELKETLDSPLWVAGYANNTGYLPTKRILAEGGYESWQSFEDGLYAPSTAERILDKSVALAERVGARRREL
- a CDS encoding sulfatase family protein, which produces MTETPAKILYIDVDSLRPDHLGCYGYDRDTAPVVDALARSGMRFTNYYATDAPCLPSRTALFSSRFGIHTGAINHGGITADARPLGEHRNFRNLDGWKSWMGALRQEGYYTASLSPFVQRHQAWTVAAGFNEIQDAVGTDERVGLWQPNADEILPYVDDWLDRHATRDRWFLHVNFWDPHTPYATPPEFGDPFADEPAPEWLTQDIIDEQRTHAGPHSARDTFHFSNRSPRFDEGNDLARVPVEFDIDSRDAFKTWVDGYDTGVRYMDYHLGLLLDRLKEEGVYDETLIIISADHGEGLGELNVYGDHHLADETTCNVPLIISGPGIESGVNDDFHYQIDLAPTVMELVGGEPGARWDGNSFAPACTTAVADRDVGREYLVLSQGAWACQRGVRWDDWLLLRTYHDGFKSILGDVMLFDLETDPHETTNLANERPEIVETGLSKLGQWHEKRMLEAARDQRGGNPKTPNGTTDPMWVDIANGGPYHTRGHLDSYAKHLRETGRKERAATLEHRHR
- a CDS encoding aryl-sulfate sulfotransferase, with amino-acid sequence MPTGVTIHESEKCYEGYTLFNETYEFPEKAPDGKGKIYLVDMDGEPVHRWEVETAVQSHTRLLPNGNLLYPTRDRSNIEEAGLRELDPESNVVWSYHCRIDHDYQVMDNDHLMLHTITDNMVPEIGPELRRNPYIVETDREKNLHWEWFGEDHYDELRQLLSADDWAFVEERIATDYAFDWAHNNTLQIIPENETYRKELEGDGPVRFEPGNIVFSYRSVDVIGVIDYPSGEIVWAWGPSELDGQHLPYMLENGNLLIFDNGTERGWSRVIEVDPLTEEIVWEYRGSPKEDFYAPFISGAQRLPNGNTLICEGTKAHLFEVTPDGEVVWDFVSPFGEEGSMGNVYRCLRYSPEYVEPLLNSI
- a CDS encoding aminotransferase class III-fold pyridoxal phosphate-dependent enzyme, producing MSRGSPLASSDRSTSQSQKLVERASKVIPSATQTGSKQPTQFVQGVSPSHIVRGDGSRLWDADGNEYIDCNAALGPILLGHNYPAVTDAVKAQLDEGTMFTMEHPLHVEVAELFTDVVPCAEMVRFAKSGNDVTTLAAKVARAYTDRDVIATQGYHGWPDVWMSNKPGLDAGIPDAVGEYTEEFEYNDIESVEQIFEEHPDNVAAIVTTPVNLEEPEDGFLEKLRDLADREGAVLVFDEVLTGFRFALGGAQEYFGVTPDLACFAKGMANGFPISALAGKRKFMEVIGRNDFFYSMTYAGDAASLAATKASITVQREENVHEHIFRVGESLMHSYNEIAGELGLDGRTRAHGFPPRFVIQFFDEDGDHDQLVRSLFMQEAHKRGVLYTGGHIPTYSHTDEDVDTILSVYHECLEVLADALENDDVADRLEGDPVGATLRQRTGENE
- a CDS encoding HalOD1 output domain-containing protein, which gives rise to MTERDVPAQPTTEYYYDGQVTPSVAVVMAIADHEGCDPEAFDFTLYEYVDPDALDALVGEHRQLGCEATEVDIIVDEYHVSVQTESVIVTDRV
- a CDS encoding DegT/DnrJ/EryC1/StrS family aminotransferase, with product MTKLAINGGPKAASDLEIPRWPQCTEKSKEYVMDSLESEKWCRIIDGADWVDRFEEEFADLHDAEHAIAVSNGTVAIELALRASGLQPGDEVLVPAYTFIATASAVACMGGVPKFVDVDPDTFNIDPESVRENITEDTVGIVGVHFGGYPMDMDELLPIVEEHGLFFIEDAAHAQGSAWRGQKVGTFGDFGTFSFQQSKSVAGGEGGIVVTDDEVLAEEASLVHNIGRPVGAGYKHTMLSSNYRLPELQGALLSAQLEKLPAENERRQENEARLVDELETIEGIHTLREDDRITDRGYCVYNFRYDAEAFGGPSRDRFLEALRAEGVPASSGYGLPLYKQPAFSRAQLGSMVPPGTDIPVNRHLHLPGVEEIMETNIRLSHTALLAEDESILSIPRAIEKIKRNVGEL